The following nucleotide sequence is from Borrelia coriaceae.
GAAATGTACCATAATACATCACCAAGTTCTTTTTTAATGCCCAATAGATATTCATTGTCAAGAACATATTCCTTGTCGCGACCTAATTTTTTTATTTTCTCTACAACTTCACCTGTCTCCCCAGCAAGTCCAAGAGTGGTTAAAATTAGCTCTTCCTTCTTATTCTTATATTTAGCAGTTTGTTTAGCCTTTATTTGGTATTCATTTAGTTCCATAATTAAGACTAGTTTAATATAGTTTTTGTTTATTTACAAGTTTATTTATTATTTCTTTTTTTTTTTATTTTTATTATATTAACTCTATATAATAATTAGAGTTTGTATGTGAGTAAGTTTGCTTTTTTATTACTATTTATTTTTTTGTTTTTACAGTTTTATTGTGTTTATTCTTATCCTTTTATAAAAAATTTTTCAAATAAAGATCCTATTTTTTATGATCTTAGGGCGAAAATTATTAAATATAATAAAAGAGTCAATGTCCCTTTGTTTATTTATGCATATAAAGTTAAAGAAGGTGATACTTTTTTTAAGATTGCAAATAAGGTAAATGGTTGGCAAGGTAGTATTGCCACAATTAATTTATTAGATTCGCCTTTTTTAAGGGTGGGACAAGAGATCTTAATTCCTAGTAAAAAGGGTCTTTTCCTTATTAATAGCAAGGAACATAGATTTAATAGTTTACTTGTAGCTACAAGAGATT
It contains:
- a CDS encoding nucleoside triphosphate pyrophosphohydrolase family protein — translated: MELNEYQIKAKQTAKYKNKKEELILTTLGLAGETGEVVEKIKKLGRDKEYVLDNEYLLGIKKELGDVLWYISNLSNNLGITLEDVAITNLEKLKKRHENGTINGEGDER